A stretch of the Methylacidiphilum caldifontis genome encodes the following:
- a CDS encoding Slp family lipoprotein — MFNGQISLILLFNIFVLFELTSCAPFTNVRMESVKKQPTFLELLAKPQKYKGQEVWLGGTVAALNKKGQKTLMEVIELPLDDNGRPQIDYPSGGKFIAEVSQQIDPDLFTIGTPLTMIGNVMGKAPGLLPEGGILLPLIRVKRIMPWKEKMSYGKNSSNWFDQPEGNLHAWGWGPGLYWW; from the coding sequence TTCTATTATTTAATATTTTTGTTCTTTTTGAACTGACAAGTTGTGCTCCTTTTACGAACGTTAGAATGGAGAGTGTAAAAAAGCAGCCCACTTTTTTAGAACTCCTGGCAAAGCCGCAGAAATACAAAGGCCAGGAGGTTTGGCTTGGAGGAACGGTTGCGGCTTTGAATAAAAAAGGACAAAAAACCCTTATGGAAGTTATTGAACTTCCCTTAGATGATAATGGAAGGCCTCAGATCGATTATCCGTCAGGTGGAAAATTTATAGCCGAAGTATCACAGCAGATTGATCCCGATTTATTTACAATTGGGACACCTCTGACAATGATTGGAAATGTGATGGGAAAAGCTCCAGGACTACTTCCTGAAGGAGGGATTTTGTTACCCCTCATCCGGGTTAAAAGAATTATGCCATGGAAAGAAAAAATGTCTTATGGGAAAAATTCTTCGAATTGGTTTGATCAGCCTGAAGGAAATCTCCATGCATGGGGATGGGGTCCAGGATTGTACTGGTGGTAA
- a CDS encoding mechanosensitive ion channel family protein: MLGFNYSLLYPVARFGLILLAFALLYFLSRPFSRWIEKKLKIEDVSKPLNLLKVLFSSFWVPFWIAFLFSLSIIGAIFLTLFVEEKFSLTLSFIELFWGLSIVWYVAFFVFLFRLSKANLAFVKNKFGNDQQFWNIIIGRLARVIYVVIPVIGVAGAIEIYPFHSEIRRVLNKILEILLIVLLSYVFFELVSVSGEFIIYRWRKAENDFTRRKVYTQVKVIERILYFFIILFAVSSILMLFPEVKHIGASMLASAGVLGIIVGFAAQHIFSNIFAGIQLAITQPIRLGDVVVVQGYWGTIEEITLTYVVVHIWDHRRLVLPISYFTSNLFENWTRHSSELLGTVHIYVDYSIPVDFLRAHLKQILSDCPLWDKKVAVIQVTHATDKAMELRCLVSAENSSKLWDLRCFVREKIIDYLRQNYPQSLPKYRLDFVNEKGFKESSLSALSKD; this comes from the coding sequence ATGCTTGGTTTTAATTACTCCCTTTTATATCCAGTTGCTCGGTTTGGTCTTATACTCTTGGCTTTTGCTCTTTTGTATTTTTTAAGTAGGCCTTTTAGTCGTTGGATAGAAAAAAAACTGAAAATAGAAGATGTAAGCAAGCCCCTAAACCTTTTAAAAGTGCTCTTTAGCAGCTTTTGGGTGCCCTTTTGGATAGCTTTTCTCTTTTCCCTTTCTATTATAGGAGCCATATTTTTAACTCTATTTGTAGAAGAAAAGTTTTCTCTAACCCTTTCTTTTATAGAGCTTTTCTGGGGGTTATCCATTGTCTGGTATGTTGCTTTTTTTGTTTTTTTATTCCGCCTTTCTAAGGCTAATTTAGCATTTGTCAAAAACAAGTTTGGGAACGATCAGCAGTTTTGGAACATCATCATTGGTCGACTTGCTCGAGTAATCTATGTGGTTATTCCTGTCATTGGTGTTGCCGGAGCGATAGAAATTTATCCTTTTCATTCTGAAATACGTAGAGTGCTTAATAAAATTCTTGAAATTTTGCTTATCGTTCTTTTGTCTTATGTCTTTTTCGAATTGGTGTCGGTTTCTGGAGAATTTATCATCTATAGATGGCGGAAAGCGGAAAACGATTTTACCCGAAGAAAGGTATATACTCAGGTTAAAGTTATCGAAAGAATACTCTATTTTTTTATCATTCTTTTTGCCGTCTCTTCGATATTAATGTTGTTTCCTGAAGTAAAACATATCGGGGCCAGTATGCTTGCTTCAGCTGGGGTTTTGGGCATCATTGTGGGTTTTGCTGCCCAGCATATATTTTCAAATATATTTGCTGGGATTCAACTGGCGATCACTCAGCCTATTAGGCTTGGCGATGTTGTGGTTGTCCAGGGATATTGGGGAACCATTGAAGAGATCACTTTGACCTATGTTGTGGTGCATATATGGGATCACCGCCGGTTGGTTTTACCTATTAGCTATTTTACTTCTAATCTTTTTGAAAATTGGACAAGGCATTCTTCTGAGCTTTTGGGAACAGTGCATATTTATGTCGATTATTCTATTCCTGTTGATTTTTTACGAGCCCATCTTAAGCAAATTCTTTCCGATTGTCCTCTTTGGGATAAGAAAGTAGCCGTGATTCAGGTTACCCATGCGACGGATAAGGCAATGGAGCTTCGGTGTCTTGTGAGTGCGGAAAACTCATCAAAACTTTGGGATCTTCGCTGTTTTGTCCGAGAAAAAATAATCGATTACCTTAGGCAAAACTATCCTCAAAGTTTACCCAAATACAGACTTGATTTTGTTAACGAAAAGGGCTTTAAGGAAAGCTCTTTATCTGCTTTATCTAAAGATTAA
- a CDS encoding class I SAM-dependent methyltransferase, with product MKNAEEKNCKKREQELIANQAIPKPRAREEIHRVVTLLIEKLNLPLGSKVLDVPMGPGSLSVFLHRNGYKVYGADIDLNQSATIDPAIVRKRADLNQSIPFEDDFFELVVSLEGIEHLENPFQFIREIARVLRKGGYFILSTPNICNLEERLNFLFRGCFYRFIPPEEFKKNGTGFDHQNLMTWVEMKQILQWNGLEPLFLEKDKIKWRQIFFLWPIALLVWLYGKFQPLSRRKKYCMDDNESFPVIFGGSSLIIVSRKATED from the coding sequence GTGAAAAATGCAGAAGAAAAGAATTGCAAAAAGAGGGAACAAGAGTTGATAGCTAACCAAGCTATTCCTAAGCCAAGGGCAAGGGAGGAAATTCATCGAGTAGTCACATTGCTCATAGAAAAATTAAACTTACCCCTAGGTTCAAAGGTTCTCGATGTTCCTATGGGGCCAGGCTCATTGAGTGTTTTTCTGCATCGCAATGGATATAAAGTTTATGGAGCGGACATCGATTTGAATCAATCTGCAACAATCGATCCTGCTATTGTTCGCAAGAGAGCCGATTTAAATCAATCTATTCCTTTTGAAGACGATTTTTTTGAGTTGGTTGTTTCTCTGGAAGGCATTGAGCATCTTGAAAATCCCTTTCAGTTTATCAGGGAAATTGCCAGGGTCCTGCGTAAGGGAGGCTATTTCATTCTTTCTACTCCAAATATTTGTAACCTTGAAGAGAGACTTAATTTTCTTTTCCGAGGTTGTTTTTATCGGTTTATTCCTCCAGAGGAGTTTAAAAAAAATGGAACCGGTTTTGATCATCAGAATCTGATGACTTGGGTCGAAATGAAACAAATTCTCCAATGGAATGGACTGGAACCTCTTTTTCTGGAAAAGGACAAGATCAAGTGGAGACAGATTTTTTTTCTTTGGCCCATCGCCCTTCTTGTCTGGCTATATGGCAAGTTTCAACCACTTTCCAGAAGAAAAAAATATTGCATGGATGACAACGAGTCTTTTCCCGTTATTTTTGGTGGAAGCAGTTTGATTATCGTTTCGAGAAAGGCCACCGAGGATTGA
- a CDS encoding class I SAM-dependent methyltransferase: protein MSTYAIYHAVIEKIKKKEPLTAQTRLLDIGSGKGELIRQVREKWNLLTFACDYTDKLMEISDQKVEVVDLNTGSLPYADNSFDIVTCTEVIEHLENYRGLFREIYRVLKPQGLVILSTPNLLNIKSRLRFFSFGFWNLFGPLPFDRVQREDTDGHISPIHFFYMVHGLHEVGFSHIEISTDKYQRSSILALSLFYLPIKFLAALSFFKEKSKYQTIQKENLPYVKLINSLDLMLGRTVIATGLKL from the coding sequence ATGAGTACATATGCCATTTACCATGCTGTCATCGAGAAAATTAAAAAAAAGGAACCTTTGACAGCTCAAACAAGGCTTTTAGATATTGGCAGTGGCAAAGGAGAGCTTATTCGGCAAGTAAGGGAAAAATGGAATCTGTTGACTTTTGCCTGTGATTATACGGACAAACTGATGGAGATTAGCGATCAGAAAGTAGAGGTAGTTGATCTTAATACAGGATCTTTACCTTATGCCGATAATTCTTTTGATATTGTCACCTGTACAGAAGTCATTGAGCACCTTGAAAATTACCGGGGTCTTTTTCGGGAAATCTATAGGGTATTAAAACCCCAAGGGTTGGTTATTTTATCCACTCCAAATCTACTGAACATCAAGTCTAGGCTCCGTTTTTTTTCTTTTGGGTTTTGGAATCTCTTTGGTCCCCTTCCTTTTGACCGGGTTCAGAGAGAAGACACCGATGGGCATATAAGCCCCATCCATTTTTTCTATATGGTTCATGGATTACACGAAGTGGGATTTTCTCACATAGAAATTTCTACCGATAAGTATCAACGATCTTCGATTTTGGCCCTCAGTTTGTTTTATCTGCCGATCAAATTTTTGGCTGCTCTCTCTTTTTTTAAGGAGAAGTCAAAGTACCAAACCATTCAAAAAGAGAATCTTCCTTACGTTAAACTCATCAATTCTCTTGATCTGATGCTTGGACGGACTGTTATTGCTACGGGTCTAAAACTATAG
- a CDS encoding glycosyltransferase family 4 protein yields MEPLQLAVVSMEYGFEGGAEKFVWEITERISHIPWIRVHLLASRWKEVGPQIVCHKVPLVRLNRYTTRLSFCWNAYNLIQKANFDLVHSHDLVMNSDVITFGVPHLFWVKEIQKKRTLSLYNRLMCFLEKKTLYSRNLSWILPNSTRAQKAFERYYPDLISKVKVLNPGVAPERFMGMDDKEKCRKKILDQFGWNDSDLIGIFVGNNWRLKGLLQICHGIAEAKRWGMTVNLLVLGRGNPDEIRLFLKSKGIENQVGFIGLISEGIEQFYKAADFLILLSQFESFGMVVLEAMASALPVILSADVGAWDVAKEGENALKIENPDDPKALAAAYNQLAQPGFRRQLSYNALETAKKNDWQKALNETLKVYFAVLEKKNILQKVKGKGDWLD; encoded by the coding sequence ATGGAACCCTTGCAGCTGGCGGTAGTCTCTATGGAATACGGGTTTGAAGGGGGAGCTGAAAAGTTTGTTTGGGAGATAACCGAAAGGATTAGTCATATTCCTTGGATAAGGGTTCATCTTTTAGCATCCCGGTGGAAAGAAGTCGGCCCTCAAATTGTTTGTCATAAAGTTCCCCTTGTGAGATTAAATCGGTATACGACTCGACTTTCTTTTTGCTGGAACGCTTACAACCTGATTCAGAAAGCCAATTTTGATCTTGTGCATAGCCATGATCTCGTCATGAATAGTGACGTTATTACCTTTGGTGTGCCTCATCTGTTTTGGGTAAAGGAAATACAAAAAAAAAGAACTTTATCTCTCTATAATCGGTTGATGTGTTTTCTTGAAAAAAAAACCCTTTATTCTCGAAATCTTTCTTGGATTTTGCCCAATTCAACACGTGCTCAAAAAGCTTTTGAACGGTATTATCCAGATCTTATCTCTAAAGTTAAGGTTCTAAATCCTGGTGTAGCCCCAGAGAGATTTATGGGTATGGATGATAAAGAGAAATGCAGAAAAAAAATATTAGATCAATTTGGATGGAATGATAGTGATCTTATCGGGATTTTTGTGGGTAATAATTGGAGGCTCAAAGGATTACTTCAAATTTGTCATGGGATTGCTGAGGCAAAAAGATGGGGAATGACGGTTAATCTTCTTGTCTTGGGGAGGGGAAATCCTGACGAGATAAGGTTATTTTTAAAGTCAAAAGGCATAGAAAATCAGGTTGGATTCATTGGTTTAATTTCTGAAGGGATTGAACAATTTTATAAGGCTGCAGATTTTCTTATCCTTCTTTCTCAATTTGAAAGCTTTGGCATGGTTGTTCTGGAAGCGATGGCCTCGGCTTTACCAGTGATCTTGTCAGCTGATGTGGGAGCATGGGATGTTGCGAAAGAAGGAGAGAATGCGCTAAAAATAGAAAATCCAGATGACCCAAAGGCTTTGGCAGCCGCATACAATCAGCTTGCACAGCCTGGGTTCAGAAGGCAACTCAGCTATAATGCGCTTGAAACTGCAAAAAAAAATGATTGGCAAAAAGCATTGAATGAAACTTTAAAGGTCTATTTTGCGGTTTTAGAAAAAAAGAACATTTTGCAGAAAGTTAAGGGAAAGGGAGATTGGCTAGATTAA
- a CDS encoding HAD family hydrolase, whose amino-acid sequence MLSPFLFCTDFDGTLLSVDKERKIADEFYDLLLKKKIKNNFIWVINTGRSWESLLGELQRLRIPFCPDWVVLYEKEVYKVNDFDIYPLEEWNSSCRTLQAVLFDSMGFFFDELSCYLNKYTGAKIHGSSCSPVEIEASSSEEADQIAFYIDQKLRNYPSLTYHRNFVYFRFAHKNFHKGSALKQIQSLLDINPQNSMVCGDHFNDLPMLDLEIASYLACPANAIEEVKEKVAIQGGYIANKEASLGIIEALLNLEEQFSAFSRFSI is encoded by the coding sequence TTGCTATCCCCGTTTCTCTTTTGCACCGATTTTGATGGTACTCTTCTTTCTGTCGATAAGGAAAGAAAGATTGCAGATGAATTTTACGATCTGTTGCTCAAGAAAAAAATCAAGAACAATTTCATATGGGTCATTAATACGGGAAGAAGCTGGGAGAGTCTTCTTGGAGAATTGCAAAGGCTTCGAATCCCCTTTTGTCCAGATTGGGTTGTACTGTATGAAAAAGAAGTGTACAAGGTTAATGACTTCGATATTTATCCTCTAGAGGAATGGAACTCTTCTTGTAGGACACTGCAGGCTGTTTTATTTGATTCAATGGGATTTTTTTTCGATGAGCTTAGCTGTTATTTAAACAAATATACAGGAGCCAAAATCCATGGTTCATCCTGCTCACCCGTAGAGATCGAAGCTTCAAGCTCAGAAGAAGCTGATCAGATTGCTTTTTATATTGATCAGAAACTTCGAAACTATCCTTCCCTTACCTACCACCGGAATTTTGTATATTTCCGGTTTGCCCACAAAAATTTCCACAAAGGTTCTGCTCTCAAACAGATTCAGTCCCTTTTAGACATTAACCCTCAAAACTCCATGGTATGCGGCGATCACTTTAATGATCTTCCCATGCTCGACCTAGAGATTGCTTCTTACCTTGCTTGCCCAGCAAATGCCATAGAAGAAGTAAAAGAAAAAGTGGCCATTCAAGGAGGCTACATAGCAAACAAAGAGGCTTCTCTTGGGATTATTGAAGCCCTTTTAAACCTTGAAGAACAATTCTCTGCTTTTTCTCGGTTCTCCATTTAA
- a CDS encoding MotA/TolQ/ExbB proton channel family protein, giving the protein MIEFFFKGGPVMWPILILGLVTLAALLEKAIFLISEQSIRNPKLVQKILELAEKGMYEEAIAVGEKSKYNVAQVIVEGLRHRNSMPVDAMIEAASAQIEKYSRGLVVLDTAVTLGPLLGLLGTVTGMMHAFSIVGTGEIAGKQAAITGGVAESLIAVSFGLAIAILAIIPLNFFNARAEKVRRELEGYCTRLELILKKAPKKSSNRMDVEMTH; this is encoded by the coding sequence ATGATTGAGTTTTTTTTCAAGGGTGGACCAGTGATGTGGCCTATTTTAATCCTTGGTTTGGTCACACTGGCTGCTTTGTTAGAAAAAGCTATTTTTTTAATTTCTGAACAGAGTATACGTAACCCCAAGCTGGTTCAAAAAATTTTGGAGTTGGCTGAAAAGGGGATGTATGAGGAAGCGATAGCTGTTGGAGAAAAATCAAAGTATAATGTAGCTCAAGTGATTGTTGAAGGTCTTAGACATCGAAATAGTATGCCTGTGGATGCCATGATAGAGGCAGCCAGTGCCCAGATAGAAAAATATTCTCGCGGCTTGGTTGTTTTAGATACGGCGGTGACCCTTGGACCTCTTCTAGGCTTATTAGGAACAGTAACCGGAATGATGCATGCCTTTAGTATCGTGGGTACAGGAGAGATTGCTGGAAAACAAGCCGCAATCACGGGAGGGGTAGCCGAATCATTAATCGCGGTAAGTTTTGGTTTAGCCATAGCGATCTTAGCCATAATTCCTTTGAATTTTTTCAATGCCCGAGCAGAAAAAGTCAGAAGGGAGTTAGAAGGTTATTGTACGAGGCTTGAGTTGATATTGAAAAAGGCACCGAAGAAAAGCAGCAACAGGATGGATGTAGAAATGACTCATTAA
- a CDS encoding ExbD/TolR family protein, which translates to MRIQTEKHRPRLEIIPFIDVMFFLLATFMIVSLTMLKNESIQIKLPKSTTAVSQTPPDQITVKVLEDGNYLFDKEKVLSEALTAKLNQIKSSNADPKIFVTGEPNACFELVVKIIDEARKIGINKIAIQTTKPQQPQTQKSGLANGT; encoded by the coding sequence ATGCGTATCCAGACAGAAAAACATCGACCTCGGTTAGAGATCATTCCGTTTATCGACGTCATGTTTTTTCTTTTGGCAACCTTTATGATCGTCTCTTTGACGATGTTAAAAAACGAGTCTATCCAAATAAAATTGCCTAAAAGTACCACTGCTGTAAGTCAAACTCCTCCCGATCAGATCACCGTAAAGGTACTGGAGGATGGAAATTATCTTTTTGATAAAGAAAAAGTTCTTTCTGAAGCTCTAACTGCAAAACTAAACCAAATAAAATCATCTAACGCCGATCCCAAGATTTTTGTAACAGGTGAACCTAACGCCTGTTTCGAATTAGTTGTAAAAATTATCGATGAGGCTCGCAAAATTGGAATAAACAAAATTGCTATTCAGACAACCAAGCCTCAACAACCACAAACTCAAAAAAGCGGGTTAGCCAATGGAACGTAA
- a CDS encoding energy transducer TonB — MERNDYIGYFISILIHATLLFVVGYFFIQKVEYGISVGESSVDVDLINTPEVPVPPEPVPPPPVHEEMALPQEAPKPIVQPPPKPKAIKPKGLPSTTPRPAAGKMTMPGYLRNPAPVYPAAAKAAGHQGLVILRVHVSSNGYPTSVTIGKSSGYPELDQAAETTVRKYWRFKPPTMLGMPIDVDVDVPIRFKINS; from the coding sequence ATGGAACGTAACGATTATATTGGATATTTCATTTCAATTCTGATTCATGCTACTCTTCTTTTTGTTGTAGGGTACTTCTTTATTCAAAAAGTTGAATATGGGATTAGTGTGGGAGAGAGTAGTGTCGATGTTGACCTTATCAATACTCCTGAGGTTCCTGTCCCTCCTGAACCGGTTCCTCCTCCGCCTGTTCATGAGGAAATGGCTCTTCCTCAGGAAGCCCCAAAACCTATAGTCCAGCCACCACCAAAACCCAAGGCTATAAAACCCAAAGGGTTGCCTTCTACTACACCTCGACCTGCTGCTGGAAAGATGACCATGCCAGGATATTTAAGAAACCCAGCCCCAGTTTACCCTGCGGCAGCTAAAGCAGCTGGACATCAAGGATTGGTAATTTTACGAGTTCATGTTTCTTCGAATGGATACCCCACATCGGTCACGATTGGGAAATCCTCAGGTTATCCTGAATTAGATCAGGCTGCTGAAACTACGGTCAGAAAATATTGGAGGTTCAAACCCCCGACCATGTTAGGTATGCCTATAGATGTGGATGTTGACGTCCCCATCCGGTTTAAGATTAATTCCTAG
- the trpE gene encoding anthranilate synthase component I, which yields MDFPNLKDFLFFSSQANVIPVVREIIADLDTPVSAYLKISLSSPYSFLLESADRGKFGRYSYLGADPYFLISAYGRKITLKYRNGKKEEYWTDSHPLDELKKKMENYRTMPLAQLPDFSGGCVGYLGYEMVHFFEPSVPRASRDDLNVPDLCFLLADTLIIFDHQERKMFLVANAIIEDNPFEAYKEAKRKLDDLQRALSQPFYHPLFLNQHKSVDISPQVNMTKEEYIVMTEKMQEYIRAGDIFQVVPSQRWQVRCEKNPIDVYRALRLINPSPYMFCLKLGDFSLVGSSPEVHVRYDKGRVYVRPIAGTRPRDQSSPEEEEKIIEELKNDPKEKAEHIMLVDLARNDIGRVCSFNTVTVKELMVIEKYSHVIHLVSSVEGIVREGITPFDVLEATFPAGTVTGAPKVRAMQIIAQLEPTCRGPYAGVVGCLSFSGYLDSCIAIRTILIKEGIAYLQAGGGLVADSTPLGEYLESSNKAKAGLKALAMVESFL from the coding sequence ATGGATTTTCCCAACCTGAAGGATTTTCTTTTCTTTTCATCCCAGGCTAACGTCATACCTGTGGTCAGGGAGATCATTGCTGATCTGGATACTCCTGTATCAGCCTATCTAAAGATTTCTCTTTCTTCACCTTATTCATTTCTTTTGGAATCAGCGGATCGAGGAAAGTTTGGAAGATATTCCTATCTAGGTGCGGATCCTTATTTCTTAATTAGCGCCTATGGTCGAAAGATCACCCTAAAATATCGTAATGGGAAAAAAGAGGAGTATTGGACGGATTCCCATCCGCTGGATGAATTAAAGAAAAAGATGGAGAATTATCGTACGATGCCTTTAGCACAACTTCCTGATTTTTCTGGGGGATGTGTTGGATATCTGGGATACGAAATGGTCCATTTTTTTGAGCCTTCTGTCCCCAGAGCGAGTAGAGATGATCTCAACGTTCCAGATCTCTGTTTTCTTTTGGCTGATACATTAATTATTTTTGATCATCAAGAAAGAAAAATGTTCTTGGTGGCTAATGCCATTATTGAAGATAACCCTTTTGAAGCCTACAAAGAAGCTAAACGCAAATTAGATGATCTTCAACGAGCTCTTTCTCAACCTTTTTATCATCCCCTTTTTTTAAATCAGCACAAAAGCGTAGATATCAGTCCGCAAGTCAATATGACCAAGGAAGAATACATAGTGATGACTGAAAAAATGCAGGAATATATTAGGGCGGGTGATATTTTCCAGGTTGTTCCTTCTCAAAGATGGCAAGTCCGTTGTGAAAAAAATCCTATCGATGTTTATAGAGCCCTGAGATTAATCAATCCTTCTCCTTATATGTTCTGTTTGAAATTAGGAGATTTTTCTTTGGTAGGTTCTTCCCCAGAGGTGCATGTGAGGTATGATAAGGGCAGAGTTTATGTCAGGCCTATTGCAGGAACAAGGCCTAGGGATCAATCCTCTCCGGAGGAAGAGGAAAAGATTATTGAGGAGTTAAAGAATGATCCTAAGGAAAAAGCCGAGCATATTATGCTTGTAGACCTGGCTAGAAATGACATTGGAAGGGTATGTTCTTTTAACACAGTCACGGTAAAGGAATTGATGGTCATAGAAAAATACAGTCATGTTATCCATTTGGTTTCTTCTGTTGAAGGGATTGTACGTGAGGGGATAACTCCATTCGATGTCCTTGAGGCTACTTTTCCTGCAGGAACCGTAACGGGTGCACCTAAAGTAAGGGCGATGCAGATTATCGCTCAACTTGAGCCCACTTGTAGAGGTCCCTATGCGGGAGTTGTGGGTTGTTTGAGTTTTTCGGGCTATTTGGATAGTTGCATAGCGATTAGAACTATTCTTATCAAAGAAGGGATTGCTTATCTTCAAGCCGGAGGGGGATTGGTAGCGGATAGTACTCCTCTGGGAGAATATCTTGAATCATCGAATAAAGCAAAAGCGGGTTTGAAAGCTCTTGCTATGGTAGAATCTTTCTTATAA
- a CDS encoding anthranilate synthase component II, which yields MLLVIDNYDSFTYNLVQYFGELGIEPTVFRNDQISVDEVVKLSPDFIVISPGPKGPDDAGISCELIHRLGPFVPILGVCLGHQCIGQIYGAKVVRARRLMHGKTSPIYHNGEDLFVGLPNPFEATRYHSLIVERDSIPSCLKITAWTEENEVMGLAHTQNPVFGVQFHPESILTKEGKRLLKNFLSLKERVF from the coding sequence ATGCTTCTTGTCATCGATAACTATGATTCTTTCACCTATAACCTTGTTCAATATTTTGGGGAGCTGGGTATAGAACCCACAGTTTTTAGGAACGATCAGATCAGCGTCGATGAGGTTGTTAAACTTTCCCCTGATTTTATTGTCATATCTCCTGGTCCCAAAGGGCCGGATGATGCGGGTATTTCTTGTGAACTGATCCATCGGTTAGGCCCTTTTGTTCCCATTCTAGGCGTTTGTCTTGGACATCAATGTATAGGTCAGATTTATGGAGCAAAAGTGGTTAGGGCAAGAAGGTTAATGCATGGGAAAACTTCTCCCATTTATCATAATGGAGAAGATCTGTTTGTTGGTTTGCCTAATCCTTTTGAGGCAACTCGGTATCATTCACTGATTGTTGAAAGGGATAGCATTCCTTCTTGTCTTAAAATTACTGCTTGGACAGAGGAAAATGAAGTAATGGGGCTTGCTCATACGCAGAATCCCGTTTTTGGGGTACAGTTTCATCCTGAATCTATATTGACCAAGGAAGGAAAAAGGCTTTTAAAAAATTTTCTGTCTCTTAAAGAACGAGTTTTTTAA
- a CDS encoding Glu/Leu/Phe/Val family dehydrogenase: MDFLLSDPTFSMACKQFDRVAQFLDLPEKTQKIIKWPQRSLSVTFPVKMDDGKIKMFSGYRVQHHLALGPTKGGIRFDPDVTLGEISALAMWMSWKCALVGLPFGGAKGGVCCNPMEMSKKELEGLTRRYTQELIPFIGPQKDIPAPDIGTNEQIMAWMMDTYSMQVGYPVPVVVTGKPVTIGGSLGRREATGRGVAFLVKKAIEFLKISGPLRIIVQGFGNVGSVCAYQLVKEGAILVGVSDLTGALYNPKGIDYLRLVAYKEKTGKLAGFSGADEMDGVELLCQHCDVLIPAAKERVITEGIAEKLRCRILAEGANGPTTPEADSILEQRDDIFIIPDILCNSGGVIVSYFEWVQDMQSYFWSEAEVFNALCRILSGALNSVMKFSHQKKVSTRIAALSLGIKKVAEAKEMRGIFP, from the coding sequence ATGGATTTTCTTCTTTCTGATCCTACTTTTTCGATGGCTTGTAAACAATTTGATCGAGTAGCCCAATTTTTGGATCTTCCTGAAAAAACTCAAAAGATCATTAAATGGCCTCAAAGATCGCTTTCCGTGACTTTTCCTGTGAAAATGGATGATGGAAAAATAAAGATGTTTTCAGGCTATCGGGTTCAACATCATCTCGCTTTAGGACCGACTAAAGGGGGGATCAGATTTGATCCGGATGTAACTTTGGGAGAGATATCGGCTTTGGCTATGTGGATGAGCTGGAAATGCGCTTTAGTCGGATTGCCTTTTGGAGGAGCTAAAGGGGGTGTATGTTGCAACCCTATGGAAATGAGTAAAAAGGAACTTGAAGGATTGACCCGAAGATATACGCAAGAGTTGATCCCTTTTATTGGGCCGCAAAAAGATATTCCTGCACCAGACATAGGGACAAACGAGCAGATCATGGCTTGGATGATGGATACCTATTCCATGCAGGTTGGCTATCCTGTGCCTGTGGTGGTTACGGGAAAACCAGTGACTATTGGGGGATCTTTGGGAAGGAGAGAAGCAACGGGTAGGGGAGTCGCTTTTCTTGTCAAAAAAGCGATCGAGTTTTTAAAAATATCCGGTCCGCTGCGAATTATTGTGCAAGGTTTTGGCAATGTAGGAAGTGTATGTGCATATCAACTTGTCAAAGAAGGAGCTATACTTGTGGGGGTTTCAGATCTAACAGGGGCTCTTTATAATCCTAAGGGAATTGATTACTTGCGCCTGGTTGCCTATAAAGAAAAAACAGGGAAATTAGCTGGTTTTTCTGGAGCAGATGAAATGGATGGGGTTGAGTTGCTTTGCCAACATTGCGATGTTTTGATTCCCGCAGCTAAAGAAAGAGTGATTACTGAGGGTATTGCTGAAAAATTGCGGTGTCGGATCCTTGCTGAAGGGGCAAATGGTCCTACAACACCTGAAGCTGACAGTATTCTAGAACAGAGGGATGATATATTCATTATTCCTGATATTTTATGCAATTCAGGTGGAGTTATTGTGAGTTACTTTGAATGGGTACAAGATATGCAAAGTTATTTTTGGTCAGAAGCCGAAGTTTTCAATGCTCTATGTCGTATTTTATCTGGGGCATTAAATTCTGTAATGAAATTTTCTCATCAAAAAAAGGTATCTACAAGAATTGCAGCTCTTTCATTAGGTATTAAAAAGGTAGCTGAGGCAAAAGAGATGCGGGGGATATTCCCCTGA